From one Lolium rigidum isolate FL_2022 chromosome 4, APGP_CSIRO_Lrig_0.1, whole genome shotgun sequence genomic stretch:
- the LOC124706323 gene encoding 60S ribosomal export protein NMD3-like has product MMPGSAPPAAGSGMFVPTHTAGTVLCCMCGVSMQPNPANMCARCLRARVDITEGVPRNAAVVYCPDCFSYLQPPRSWVKAGPESPELMQILLRRLKHPLARLRVSLSGAEFVFSEPHSKRLRLKLRLRREVLNGIVLEQTHPVEFVVHDRLCDSCARAQANPDQWVAVVQLRQHVPHRRTFLYLEQLLIKHGQAALAIRVASAPGGLDFFFGSRSHAARLVDFLGTVAPIQTNTAKQLVSHDTKSFIYNYKYTFSVEICPICREDLIALSPKASRDLGGLGPLVLCIKVTNAIALLDPLTLRVHHLEEKKYRVYNFKAALTSKQLVEYMVLDIEQESPEITVDGSKYQLAYAQVARMSDFGKNDTVFTVRTHLGHRLNPGDLALGYDLYGANMNDDDMDKALLRQNLPEVVLVKKSYEKKPRTRRWKLKRLPVEEDLGNKAKGEEDRREDEYVKFMLDLERDPELRFGINLYKNEDYRSEMASTIGDDVPTIPIEELIEDLSLGDDEDDEEEEGSAAPAGMVE; this is encoded by the coding sequence ATGATGCCGGGGTCtgccccgccggccgccggcagcGGCATGTTCGTCCCGACGCACACCGCCGGCACGGTGCTCTGCTGCATGTGCGGCGTCTCCATGCAGCCCAACCCGGCCAACATGTGCGCGCGCTGCCTCCGCGCGCGCGTCGACATCACCGAGGGCGTCCCGCGCAACGCCGCCGTCGTCTACTGCCCCGACTGCTTCTCCTACCTCCAGCCGCCGCGCTCCTGGGTCAAGGCCGGGCCCGAGTCCCCCGAGCTCATgcagatcctcctccgccgcctcaagCACCCGCTCGCCCGCCTCCGCGTCTCGCTCTCCGGCGCCGAGTTCGTCTTCTCCGAGCCCCACTCCAAGCGCCTCCGCCTCAagctccgcctccgccgcgaGGTCCTCAACGGCATCGTCCTCGAGCAGACCCACCCCGTCGAGTTCGTCGTCCACGACCGCCTCTGCGACTCGTGCGCCCGCGCCCAGGCCAACCCCGACCAGTGGGTCGCCGTCGTCCAGCTCCGCCAGCACGTCCCGCACCGCCGCACCTTCCTCTACCTCGAGCAGCTCCTCATCAAGCACGGCCAGGCCGCGCTCGCCATCCGCGTCGCCTCGGCCCCCGGTGGCCTCGACTTCTTCTTCGGCTCCCGCTCGCACGCCGCCCGcctcgtcgacttcctcggcaccgtCGCGCCCATCCAGACCAACACGGCGAAGCAGCTCGTCTCTCACGACACCAAGAGTTTCATCTACAACTACAAGTACACCTTCTCGGTCGAGATCTGCCCCATATGCCGTGAGGACCTCATTGCCCTCAGCCCCAAGGCGTCCCGTGACCTCGGTGGACTTGGCCCGCTGGTCCTCTGCATCAAGGTCACCAACGCCATTGCCCTGCTCGACCCCCTCACCCTGCGTGTGCATCACCTTGAGGAGAAGAAGTACAGGGTGTACAACTTCAAGGCCGCTCTCACTAGCAAGCAGCTCGTGGAGTACATGGTGCTTGATATTGAGCAGGAGTCGCCGGAGATCACTGTCGATGGATCCAAGTACCAGCTGGCATACGCGCAGGTTGCCCGCATGTCTGATTTTGGGAAAAATGATACCGTATTTACGGTACGGACCCATCTTGGGCACCGGCTCAACCCTGGGGACCTTGCCCTCGGCTATGATCTCTATGGAGCCAATATGAATGATGATGATATGGACAAGGCTTTGCTACGCCAGAATTTGCCTGAAGTAGTTCTCGTCAAGAAGAGCTACGAGAAGAAGCCACGCACACGCAGATGGAAGCTCAAGCGGCTGCCTGTCGAGGAAGATCTGGGGAACAAGGCCAAAGGTGAGGAAGACAGGAGGGAAGATGAGTATGTCAAGTTTATGCTTGACTTGGAGCGTGACCCAGAACTAAGGTTTGGGATAAATCTGTACAAGAATGAGGACTACAGGTCAGAAATGGCATCAACTATTGGTGATGATGTCCCTACTATTCCAATTGAGGAGTTGATTGAGGACCTCAGCCTCGGTGATGACgaggatgatgaagaggaggaaggcAGTGCAGCACCTGCTGGTATGGTGGAATGA